One Neoarius graeffei isolate fNeoGra1 chromosome 9, fNeoGra1.pri, whole genome shotgun sequence genomic window, ATTTTCACACGATTACTTTTTAAGATCATACAAACGGAGAGCAAAGTCACTTTCATAGGCAACTACAGTATATGCTAATTGATACCATACTTCAGGAGGAACAAAGTCACACCTATATAAACATACAgtacactcactgagcactttattaggaacacctgtacacctactcattcaggCAATTATCTAATCAATCAGTCATGTAGCAGCAGAGCAATCTATAAAATCGTCCAGATACGGGCCAGCAGCTTCAGATAATGTTCATATCAATCATCAGAATGAGggtaaaattgtgatctcagtgattttgaaTGCAGCATGATGGTTGGTGCCAGACGGGCTGGTTTGCATATTTTTatcactgctgatctcctgggattttcacacacaacagtttctagagtttactTAGAATGGTGcagtaaagaaaaaacatccagtgagcaacaTAAACACCTTGTTAATGAGAGAAATCAACTGAGAATGGTCAGACTGGCCCAGGCTGACAAAAAGGCAAATCaggtaaccactctgtacaattgtggtgagcagaaaagcacctcagaaTGAACAACACTTCAAACAATGAGGTGGATGACCGACAACAGAAGACCGTGTGAGGTTccccttctgtcagccaagaacagaaagctgaggctgcacaggcTAACCAACAgtggacagctgaagactggaaaaacataCCCTGGCCTGATGTATCTGAGTTTCTGCTGAGGAGGCACACAGAGAgcagggtcagaatttggtgccaacagcatgaatccatggacccaacctgccttgtctcaacagtccagggtcttggcacactttgggcctgtTAATACTAATCAATCGCTGCTTGAATGCCATagcctatttgagtattgttacagaccatgtgcatcccttcatggatacaatttaccatcttctatTGGCTACTTCCAGCATAATAATacgccatgtcacaaagcaaaagtcgtCTCAAACTGGTTCCATGAACCTGACgatgagttcagtgttcttcagtggccttcccagccACCCGATCTGGATCCAGTAGAACGTCTTTGGAATGTGGTAAAACaggagattcacagcatgaacgtgcacctgaaaaatctgcaggaattgcatGATGTAATCGACACGGTCAACATGGACCAAAATCTtgaaggaatgtttccaacatcttgtggattCCATACTACGAAGaactgaggctgttttgagagcaaagggaggcCCTACTCAGTAttattgtctctcatctcatctcattatctctagccgctttatcctgttctacagggtcacaggcaagctggagcctatcccagctgactacaggcgaaaggcggggtacaccctggacaagtcgccaggtcatcacagggctgacacatagacacagacaaccattcacactcacattcacacccacggtcaatttagagtcaccagttaacctaacctgcatgtctttggactgtgggggaaaccggagcacccggaggaaacccacacggatagCACTACatacgtctgtgtctatgtgtcagccctgtgatgacctggcgacttgtccagggtgtaccccgcctttcgcccgtagtcagctgggataggctccagcttgcctgcgaccctgtagaaggataaagcggctagagataatgagatgagatgagacattaaatACGTTTCTATTTAAATACATTCTAAAAAAATTATTTGttcttttaacttaaaaaaaaagttagtaagGCCACTCATTTTATATTATCTGGTTGACGGATCCACCGAAGTGCTGAGAAAAGGGCCGCTTGAAAAAAAATATTcaactttatttttaatttttccccCGCCGATCTCTCAAAAGATACCGAtgtgaaaataattttatttaatctAAATTAAACGTTAAATCGCATCTTTATCATgaccaggcccgccgacagggggggacaaacgggttgtcccgggcccaggaatggggagggcccagaactgggctctcatgaagttgcgattaaattattttatttcatttcatttcaaaatgtgttgatttgggggagaaatgtgctatatttgcattcaataaatgatttctagattttttgcctttattgtctttgaaaaaggcatcaagaaccccctaccacccctaatgcaaaaatggtttggtctgactctttgattaaggggaaaaaaacgacatcattcgatcatagcgcttcgacaatcagcgtgcgtgccatttgccaacatgcacaagtcaggagcacagaaaagaaaagagaaaaagagaggaagaaaccaagagactcaggggctcactgcataaatattttaaagatttggatgatgcagcaggtactagcaaaggcagtggggcagctgagccaggtaagacacagccaactttttccagccccgtaaagtaaccccaaccaaggcacgcgcggcacgcaattcatgttacaaacgaggggagagcaagtcatactgaagaccatatcaaacgcacagggcattgaatcatttcataaccacaacggcttaataacattgtgtttcatatatctgattgaagctaagaatattcacatatcccgccgtttctcgagcggtgtgttgttctctgcttttcacactggacagtacgcacgtgcagtatactatgttcgcccccagccctgcccgaaatcccccgtccatcgttgctccttcaagagcaccccaatcgcgtgattatagtagactatccacgagtttaggaaggcattgcgggggctgtcgcatgcaggcttggggcgtaacggaatacatttaatgtcgTTCggataaaggatacaaaataacagtaaccgcttattccgttacagtacaggggggaaagattcagtgaaattggggattacttcacaggatcacaatgtgtgtgaggttgctggtttggggcgctttttttttgttaaaatgttaaaactgtaaaaatgttgaaatgctaaaatgaaatggttgttgaccagttgaatggtttttgaatacctgtcatttaagggttggagtgataagagaggtgggtgtgtgtgtgtgggttggcccgggggggggcccattcagagcattttgtcccgggcccagccaaagctgtcagcggccctgatcATGACCATTTGATACCTCGCGATACAACTTGTCATTTTTTTGGTCACTGTATTGACCCCACTGTATTCGTGTCTCGAGAGTTCCCAAAGTGCATTGCGAATAATGGCGGCGTCCAGGAAGCGTGTTCATGCCATGTGAGAAGAATCGAATAACAAATCACAATGACTTCGTTCGTGCAGGTTCGTTTAAATGGGGGACAAGCTGCATTTAAGCAGTCTGCCGAAGGAGAAACTGTCGGTGAGTTTATTATGCGCGTGGCAGACTGTGCTCTGGCCGATATCCTGACCATTAGAGTCGGCAACGATGGTCATCGAGCAGGTTTGACACAAGCCGACCTACAGATGCCCATGACAGTTGTAGTGGACGAACTTGGTTACAAGTTTTTTACAGCGGACATAAGGATCGATCCAGTTGCAACAGATAAAAAAAGTGACAGTTGCCCATCAGCATTTGATGTCCTCATGAATGTCCAACGAAAGTACACATCCTTGCCCGCAAAAAGGTATGACAAATGGCTGAACTTAAATTAATATTTGTTTCATTAATATGAACGCATGTCAATATTTCAACTGGAAACTTCTTTTGGTAGACTAGTACATATATTTTGGGTTAATTAATTTCAACAAATCAGCCAAAAATTTtaagtgcattattattattttttcctccgacacatttttttcatttaaagaaaataattttttttcaatcttgtagccttattttttttcttatttcgcCCTACATCACACAATTTGACCTGAAAAATCCGTCAACCAGAAAATAAAAAACGAGTGGCCTAACCGGGCTGCctaaaaattttgagttcactgaaactcATACAGTAAGTTAGCACAATGCTACTTGATTGCCTCATTGTGCTAACTTCCTGTATGAGTTTCAGTgagtcaaaattttaaggcagccaagTAACTAACTTTTATATGCTAAAACAAGTAACTTTTGCAGTATATTTGTAATGTGCTTTGCAATCCGAGTGTTAATTTGTCAGGCATTGCTGAATTTACGTTATTCCTATGAGAAGTTAGTGGTTGTGTGCTGCACTATCATGGGTCATGTAGGACATTGCTAGCACTATTACATAGATAGGCATTTAAaatacagtgaccagacgtcccggtttgtccaGGACTGGGCGTCCCGAGTCCTGACAAATATCTGTAAAACACTAAAATGTCCCGgttttcaacatctcatctcattatctctagccgctttatccttctacagggtcgcaggcaagctggagcctatcccagctgactacgggcgaaaggcggggtacaccctgggcaagtcgccagatcatcacagggctgacacatagacacagacaaccattcacactcacattcacacctacggtcaatttagagtcaccagttaacctaacctgcatgtctttggactgtgggggaaaccggagcacccggaggaaacccacatggacacggggagaacatgcaaactccgcacagaaaggccctcgccggccacggggctcgaacccggaccttcttgttgtgaggcgacagcgctaaccactacgccaccgtgccgccctaaaaaaataataataataataatcacatatATCGTATGTTTATCATGTTCTGTCCCAGGCATTATTCCCTAACCCaatcaaaaaacaaacaatgcaCCATGCATCTGAATTCAACACTGATTTGTCTGAATGTGTGTCAGTCAATCAGTGGCTCTTGCTATGACACTTGTAGCTCGGTCTGATTGAATCTGTCACTAACGGTTTGCTCTGATGCTGAAGAGAAAGTCAGTGTTTTCTAAAGACCTCTGGGAGACTAACCCATTTCTTCGTGAAGCAACCGGCTACGAAAGTGCTGCGTTCTGTACATACTGCAAGTGCACATTTTCAGTCTCATACGGTGAAAaatccaatataaaagattaagaCGGACAAACATCAGCGATGGCTCCAAGTGAGAAGTTGCACCGTTGTGGCCTATGACATTGCGGGGCAATCGCCAGGGACAGTGAACTGAAACGGGCTGCTCAGGAGAGGAGCTGAGCCTACAATCTAGTGTTCTTCTTAAAGATATGTTTCTTTAAAGGCTCTTTTGTGGTTTGTTGTTAGCAAGGTGCAACAGTGGTTTAATGTTTTGACGTTTTAATCTTTGTAAACTCGCCATTTTTAAGTTAATTCTGTGATTAAGTTGATTCTGTGAAAATTACAGAGTTGAGAGCAGCAATAAAACTCACTGTGACCAGCTGGTGACACTGCATTGTGAGAATGCAAGTTAAAGTTATTTTTATGGTATAAAAACTGTGAGAAAAAAACGGGTTTAGTTATTTATAGGCTATTCTAAGatttttgctcattgttttgttggaaaaaaaaaagctggcagCCAGCACTTGTGCACACTTTCAAATACGCACACTTATGTTTTGAAAGGTATTCGAGTATCAATAAATGTTATATTACACAAGTGCAATCCTTGAGTTTTGTGTTTATTATAGTGTTATTATATAGTTTTCAAATACGCTATGTTTTTGTGGATGACGTTGAAGGGTGTAGTCACTAGGTGTGCTGAGCGCTGAAATGATTGTCCCCCATCTTTATAAAAATGCCAATGGTGCATGTATCATCGTGTACATGTGCACGTGCATGAACCTGCGGTACATCGAAGGGTCCCGGTTTTGGGGTTTGAAAATATGGTCACcctaatttaaaagaaaaaaattagtgctgtcaaaaatgtcgcgttattaacgcgttaacttgactcaattttaacggcgataatttttttatcgcaagattaacgctctgtgacatgatgtaggtttttcataagcttttgaaactgccaggaacttggaacagagactttgcttagaaaaacgatagcagctagactgtaatgccacgccccgcacagccagagtcctctgccctcctcccccaaaagaaccagcgcgggcagggcgcgctagtagagatgggatttatggctctttgatggaatccgcatctttgtgatccgttctttgaaaagagccgttcaaaagactggctcatttggctctttttaaatatttattcagttttaagaagacagcgtctaaagaagccagatccctctgaactgtaaactcaatgctatcccagaaatccttcctgtaatatgcaaatttggccacctccgattggacagcgcgacgcatcaacaggcagaaagtgtaaaagtacaaaatgtgttaagtgagctgaaacagtaaagatcagattcaatgcaatgtttatcaacgaacaacttaaagttaatataatagtgtactttatattataatcaagcatgtcaagcctaccgtcactgtgtaacctgtctctctgattagagttgtagactaactcaagcagtagatcacttcactcatggttcttttgctagccccggtgttcggcttaggtttcactttgcagtggctgtgtcaagacgtgttatgctttgcaataaaaaaaacattggtacaaagcaagcccattcacttttttatgctgataagagaattacaatggtttttcatgtgacaaaaatgtgcgattaaattgcgattaatcgcgagttaactatgacagtcgcgacattaatcgcgattaaatattttaatcgcttgacagcactaaaaaaatatatatattcagcAATTTCAAACATAAGAGATCATGGAAAGCTTTGCTGTGAGCTCAAATTAATATGCAAAtcattcagggtggatttttcttTCCTTCAGTGTTATTAGTGTAGCTGGTAGCTAATCAGGTTTTTGTGTATGGTTGTGTATAAGATGATTCAGTGGATGGCTGATACTTGAGAATCTTTGCAGCCTTACTTATTTGTTGCTTCACTTTAAGCTAAATTCTGCCAAATATGCTCCGTGCATATTTACATAGAAGGTTTTGAAGCCATCTTCTACCATTATATTTCAAAGACTAAGTCCACTTTAGACTTAAAGCTCTTACAAAACTCAAGTAGTTAACCATTTTTATCACGAATGTATCCATCAATATAGAAATGAACCAGTGATAATATAATTCTTCCCTGATGTCTTTTGTCCTCCAGTAATTACAAGCCTGTCTGATTCTTAATCCCAATCGACATTTAAATAGCTTGACTGTTAAATCCAGCTTGTCAGGCTTCTCTTGAAATATGCCTTGCAGAAATATTACTGTTAATGTGCAAATCAATAGCACCAAATTTATCTTACCTGAAACTCAAATGTCTCATCAAATAGCGGGTTATCCTGGTTCTGGGCTGCAGTGCGAGTTCTCTGTTCAGCACAGTCTGCTGGTATGCCATGAAGTTCCAGCACCACATAGGGGTCGATGACTTCACCCTTGGCCCCAGAACCCTGTGGTTTGGGCAGACTGTGAGCACTGATAACTTTCACCCTGAGAGTCTGCGGTGGGACACCAGGCACGCGGCCCTGTGACTGGGCACTGAAGTAGGAAACCTCATCTCGCATGACAGCTGGCTTCAGCACATATCCACAACCTCCATTCTGTGCAAATCGGCCTCGGTTTAAATCCAACATGGCACCTGGTGTCTGCTGGTTGAGTGCCACCAGCTGCACACCTCCTTTCCAGTAGCCTTGTGGGTTGGGGTTGCTGGAGTCCAGCCGGACTGAGCTGGGTCGCACTCGAGTAAGACAGCGCTTAGTGAAGCTTACCAGCTCCTCTGGGCTCTCGCTTGCCAACCGACCTGCTTCACCCTCACCTAAAGAGCACAGGGTCCAATAAGGGGAGTCTGGGAAAACTGGAGTGTTGGGTGTGGAGGGAGTGGAAGGAGGAGAGGCTTGCTGAGACTGCTGGGTGTTGGTACGGTGAGCATAGAAGTTACGGCTACCAGTGCGAGCCACTGCAATTAGATCAGAAAGCTCTTGCCGCAATCGAAGTCGCCTTGGCTGAGGGGGAGGTGGGACCACCAGAACAACCCCTAGGTcttcctccccaggaatggtcatcCGACGACCAGCCAGTGGACCTCCGCCACCAATCTCCTCATCCTCCTCAGATACTTCTCCCTCAGAGCCTTCCTCTTCTGGAGGCAGCTTCTTGCCTACCAGCAGTACCCTTCCCTTTAGCTGCTCAGGAGAGGGCAACGTGGTAGTGCGTACCCCAGGAGTAATGGGCAAACATTCAGGCCTGTACAGTTTTGCTCCAAACACCTTCTTTAGGTGCAGTGCTAGAGTGTGCTGCTGACTAGGGGAACATTGCTGACACAAGTATAGGAGCAATGGGTACTGAGAGGTGAGAAAGGCATATTTGTTAATCACTTCCAGAGCACTGTGCAGTGTGATTAGgctatgatggtgatgatggtgatggtgatgatgatattGCTTGGTGTCTGACTCATGATCAACCCCCAAAAGCGGCTCCCCATCAGGTCCATCTGTTACACCAAGCTCCAAACATCGACACCCAGACTGTAGTGCTCGTGTTAGCCCAAACAGATCAGCCTTGCCATGTACTTGATCATCTAGCAAGTAGGAGCGGTAGGATGAACTGATGTAATAGTGGCACAAGGGCAAGGTCatgtcatgacatacatactggtGCTCAGGGTCAAACAGCTGGCACTCAGTTGACTGAAGGTAGTGGGTGAAGCCATCTAGGCCCATGAGGCCTTTTTCACGGCAAACTGCAGAGGGTTCAAAGCGCTGCAGGAGCTCTAGGCAGCCTTCAGTGGTGGCCAGCGGCAGTCCCTGCTCAGTTTCCAAGAAAAGACGTAGGTCCTGTACATCTAGGCACTCCCGGTCTTTTGATAGCTGCACTAAAAGGAAGTAAACATCGGGCCGGGTGCACAGCTCACAGTAAGCCTCCTGGAATTCTTCAAGTGTCACATGAGATGTCAGCTTCTCCTTACTACGCTGGATCTCCTTAAAGCGTAGACGCACCTAAACCATGAGTGTAGAGGGGGGAGAAGTTTGTTGAGTTCTATAGTCTATATGCTGTGAACACAGTTTGAAGCTTAGTcaataaaaagaacacacctcATTAAACAATAGTGAGAGATGGCATTTTCAAACATTATCGGAGGTATTTTTACAGTTTAAAAATGTTCAATCTTGAATTCTTAAGGGTTTGGTTATTTGGTTGTCCTCTTGTGGATCAGTGAAATAAaacatcgcatacaaaccaggGCTTTCCTTTAAGAAAAGTTCTAAGAGTGTAAGTTCCTCTATTCTTTATTGCAATGTTAAAGCTTAAAAAATGTGGACTATCTATGAACTGTTTATCCGTTTATCCATCTGTCTCTAAATCCAACCTGTATACAAATCCAGCACAAACATTAATGGCAGATTTCAACAGAAATTTGACATGATCAAGCATATCCAAGATTACAGTACAATAATGAGTGCTGCAAATCATAGCAACAGCACAGACTCTACACTTTTCTGCCCTCACTGTTTGCTCTTTCATGCCTTTACTTGTCTTTTCTGTTCCCACATGAAGCAGATGCCTCACACTCCTATCACAGAGACTTTGAggcaatggtactgttgctcgtcTGTCCTCCTTCTGTCCTCAGCTGTCAGCAACcttcccctccacacacacacacacacacacacacacacatctgtgcaGCTGTTAAATTCCACTCCCCCAGTCATTGTGAAGCGCAGCAGCCAGACTGAGTAGTGATGTAGAGACTTGGGTCTTGGAATAACCACTGATCCTGAAATTGCATCCATATAACTTTTGTTTAACACTATGGACAGTCCCCTGCTGCTTTCATGCTTTCAACCCCAGCATTTTACTCTCACATATTTAATAATCACGCTCATTAAAAACAACCCAGTGGGTTTACCTCTCTGGGTGAACCCTTGAAGGTTCGACATAGAGGATTCTTCTTTCAGGAAAGGTTCCAAAAATAACCCATTCAGAAAGTTATAactaacgagaccatcaatgacagcgTCGCTCACTCCGGCCCAATCTAGTCCAGaatgaacaatctaaagtgggccaccttgcacaataaatgttgcaagctatatacactatatacaagctatatataaaaGCTATACACAccttaggaataccgacctatttgccagaaagaatccaaaatggcgaggaattgaccgagaagaagcgatttttgttgaactgctcattaaggtttaattagtccattaCTTCATTAAtatttgtaattaagcaaatttgggtagaagttatatgcaccctaggtacccctaccttcatgccagaaagaatcaaaatcagtgaagaattgagggagaagaagcgatttgtgtagaaACTGATCATTAGGGCTTAACTgcgccatatcttcattattaattgcagttatgcaaatttggatagacgcaatatgcaccccaggcagacctaccttcctgccaagaagaataaaaattggtgaagaattgagagaagaagaagcgatttttgtgaaatgtggatgccgccggacaacacatgatagcacaagctcatcgcctgtcagccagatgagctaataatcagtcAAAGAACTCTCAAGGACGAGCTCTAACAAGACAATTGGTCAGTCTTCCTTTTTGGTGCTCTAAACTGTAATAACACATTAACATTTTACgcaagtttcatctcatctcattatcactagccgctttatcctgtcctacagggtcgcaggcaagctggagcctatcccagctgactacgggcgagaggcggggtacaccctggacaagtcgccaggtcatcacagggctgacacatagacacagacaaccattcacactcacattcacacctacggtcaatttagagtcaccagttaacctaacctgcatgtctttggactgtgggggaaaccggagcacccggaggaaacccacgcggacacggggagaacatgcaaactccgcacagaaaggccctcgccggccacagggctcgaacccggaccttcttgctgtgaggcgacagcgctaaccactacaccaccgtgccacccattgttCAAATTGTGAAAAACAATTCAAATTTGCATGTTTATAATTCATAAAGTAATTAATAGTAACACTTGCCCTCATTTACCTATTATGTTGCAATATAATTTCAATACTGATAATGGCAAACAGTCATAGACTTGTACAGAGGTTTGACAAATCATGTCTGTCCTACCCAGCTGTCTTACCTTTGCTTCCTTAATTCTAGGGCATAGCCTGCAGATGGTCGCCACAGCTATGTCCTCTGACACAATCCCGTGCCCATCCTCATCTCCCAGGGCAAATTCTGCTGCCAGCCAGTCCCTCCTCAATCTGCTTCCCATGCTTGTCTCTCCTACTCCTCCATCTCCTCCACCTCCACCAGCCAAGGCTCCAGGGTGGGACAGCAAATACCGCAGGCCAGTCACCCAGATGTTTGCTACATCAGATGACAATGCCACCAGGTCCAGGGACTGATATTCATCTCCATGAATGATGGAGAATGCAGCCTCTTCAGCCAGCTGGTCTGATGAGCCATTATGGAGAAAGGTTTCAGTGCTTTTGCCTGTGCGGACCTCCCGGATAGAGGAAATGTCCAGTCGGGCACGATCCGCATCCTTTTTTGACGGCTCCCAACGCAGACAGGCTTGTTCAGGGTCCAGAGTGTAAAAACGGCAATAAATATGCGAGTTGGGGCGCACTTTTTTTAGCTCACAGCCACCCTGCATAAAAGCCAAACAGTCAGCTGCGCTGCTCACTTTCTTCTCTGATGGCATACTGCTGAAGGAAACTGTTTTCTTGCGTCCACCGCCAACTTTGGTGACTGATGGGTCCTAcagggaagatagcataattcagGTTCAGTTACAATTCTGGAGAAATGTCTTAATCAGAGATAAAGGTACACTGAAGAACACTGAAAGACAGGGCATTCAGGGTTTTAAAAGTACTCAACTGAAAGCATAACTGTGATTTTATATGTAAAATTAATGTCATATATAGTaatatgtacagtggatataaaaaaaagtgtacacaccccgttaaaatgatcgtttt contains:
- the plcl1 gene encoding inactive phospholipase C-like protein 1 isoform X1, whose amino-acid sequence is MSERECDGEEGGDSTPAGAWRGARRSGVLQLQDTDTPLLESVKAAAAPRRSSIIKDPSVTKVGGGRKKTVSFSSMPSEKKVSSAADCLAFMQGGCELKKVRPNSHIYCRFYTLDPEQACLRWEPSKKDADRARLDISSIREVRTGKSTETFLHNGSSDQLAEEAAFSIIHGDEYQSLDLVALSSDVANIWVTGLRYLLSHPGALAGGGGGDGGVGETSMGSRLRRDWLAAEFALGDEDGHGIVSEDIAVATICRLCPRIKEAKVRLRFKEIQRSKEKLTSHVTLEEFQEAYCELCTRPDVYFLLVQLSKDRECLDVQDLRLFLETEQGLPLATTEGCLELLQRFEPSAVCREKGLMGLDGFTHYLQSTECQLFDPEHQYVCHDMTLPLCHYYISSSYRSYLLDDQVHGKADLFGLTRALQSGCRCLELGVTDGPDGEPLLGVDHESDTKQYHHHHHHHHHHSLITLHSALEVINKYAFLTSQYPLLLYLCQQCSPSQQHTLALHLKKVFGAKLYRPECLPITPGVRTTTLPSPEQLKGRVLLVGKKLPPEEEGSEGEVSEEDEEIGGGGPLAGRRMTIPGEEDLGVVLVVPPPPQPRRLRLRQELSDLIAVARTGSRNFYAHRTNTQQSQQASPPSTPSTPNTPVFPDSPYWTLCSLGEGEAGRLASESPEELVSFTKRCLTRVRPSSVRLDSSNPNPQGYWKGGVQLVALNQQTPGAMLDLNRGRFAQNGGCGYVLKPAVMRDEVSYFSAQSQGRVPGVPPQTLRVKVISAHSLPKPQGSGAKGEVIDPYVVLELHGIPADCAEQRTRTAAQNQDNPLFDETFEFQVNMPELALLRFVVLDDDYIGDDFIGQYTIAFECLQPGYRNVPLLCLAGEPLPHASLFVHVAITNRRGGGKAHRRGLSVKRGVRRGREYVTLRNTAIKVLDDTFRSAGLPLREATDLRENALSATVAFKEQCGLPPVSTLKQCMQSLSTRLQSPDGSPGASLILKDGYPCLEPLANLNDTIRKLLNAYDTMISANKQLIENADAVQERIAQVQKEGMVFHEDLAKLGEKENLKERKLIKAVESFTWNITVLKGQCDLLRSAKMDTLDALRQLVLACEASGLTLTSELQYTPHSLTSRRGSNHGNGRI
- the plcl1 gene encoding inactive phospholipase C-like protein 1 isoform X2, encoding MSERECDGEEGGDSTPAGAWRGARRSGVLQLQDTDTPLLESVKAAAAPRRSSIIKDPSVTKVGGGRKKTVSFSSMPSEKKVSSAADCLAFMQGGCELKKVRPNSHIYCRFYTLDPEQACLRWEPSKKDADRARLDISSIREVRTGKSTETFLHNGSSDQLAEEAAFSIIHGDEYQSLDLVALSSDVANIWVTGLRYLLSHPGALAGGGGGDGGVGETSMGSRLRRDWLAAEFALGDEDGHGIVSEDIAVATICRLCPRIKEAKVRLRFKEIQRSKEKLTSHVTLEEFQEAYCELCTRPDVYFLLVQLSKDRECLDVQDLRLFLETEQGLPLATTEGCLELLQRFEPSAVCREKGLMGLDGFTHYLQSTECQLFDPEHQYVCHDMTLPLCHYYISSSYRSYLLDDQVHGKADLFGLTRALQSGCRCLELGVTDGPDGEPLLGVDHESDTKQYHHHHHHHHHHSLITLHSALEVINKYAFLTSQYPLLLYLCQQCSPSQQHTLALHLKKVFGAKLYRPECLPITPGVRTTTLPSPEQLKGRVLLVGKKLPPEEEGSEGEVSEEDEEIGGGGPLAGRRMTIPGEEDLGVVLVVPPPPQPRRLRLRQELSDLIAVARTGSRNFYAHRTNTQQSQQASPPSTPSTPNTPVFPDSPYWTLCSLGEGEAGRLASESPEELVSFTKRCLTRVRPSSVRLDSSNPNPQGYWKGGVQLVALNQQTPGAMLDLNRGRFAQNGGCGYVLKPAVMRDEVSYFSAQSQGRVPGVPPQTLRVKVISAHSLPKPQGSGAKGEVIDPYVVLELHGIPADCAEQRTRTAAQNQDNPLFDETFEFQVNMPELALLRFVVLDDDYIGDDFIGQYTIAFECLQPGYRNVPLLCLAGEPLPHASLFVHVAITNRRGGGKAHRRGLSVKRGVRRGREYVTLRNTAIKVLDDTFRSAGLPLREATDLRENALSATVAFKEQCGLPPVSTLKQCMQSLSTRLQSPDGSPGASLILKDGYPCLEPLANLNDTIRKLLNAYDTEWSPMCSSAVAC